Proteins encoded within one genomic window of Nonomuraea gerenzanensis:
- a CDS encoding DUF4387 domain-containing protein translates to MSEITLADLAHEVRSKNAGPFWVTLELFLRDADGYRIAADESFLNERVIAELYRVEESTVQVFRIPSLNVVKISFPRPVSQGSIRDRDMHAGQHHVPLARLPVKRPNG, encoded by the coding sequence ATGTCTGAGATCACCCTGGCCGACCTCGCCCACGAGGTCCGGTCCAAGAACGCGGGCCCGTTCTGGGTCACCCTGGAGCTCTTCCTGCGCGACGCCGACGGCTACCGGATCGCCGCGGACGAGTCGTTCCTGAACGAGCGGGTGATCGCCGAGCTCTACCGGGTGGAGGAGAGCACGGTCCAGGTGTTCCGGATCCCCTCGCTGAACGTGGTGAAGATCTCCTTTCCCCGTCCCGTCAGCCAGGGCTCGATCCGGGACCGCGACATGCACGCGGGGCAGCATCACGTGCCGCTCGCGCGCCTGCCGGTCAAGCGGCCGAACGGCTGA
- a CDS encoding SpoIIE family protein phosphatase, with the protein MNLAGSTDDAPASKAPDESSGAEVLPELLDAAAYVVDDEGRIAGVNHRAARSLGRAAADMVGRDAHDLLHRGSAGEPLPRVRCLMRQALLTGRTLHDDHGWFERGDGSLLPISWVITPCRIQGGRAGALVLFHEVATPAETVEPAAAGASMSELDRLALLAETTTTLTSSLHAEDILRQLVRLVVPLLGDWAVVDLLTDQRGVERVVAVHDEDGVLVHREDLEGPMPPVPEDSSMPLSRALRGVTSTLVTPATYEGRPDSGIAVAQQELFRATGMHSASIAPIRGVREVVGALTIGRAARPGAFTAADLLLVEDIARRAGLALDNARLYERQRRVAETMQRHLLPQMPSVPGVQMAACYWPAPHASQVGGDWYDAFVLPGGTIALVIGDVVGHDLDAAAGMAQVCNMLRAYAGAEEEPPSVIVDRLDRAVSRMTQTVMATVVFARLERTDAGGWLLRWTNAGHLPPLLVERDGQARFLEEGQGVLLGTGLRPDRADAVTTLPPGSTLVFYTDGLVESHHHTLDHGLAGLRRYAASLAHRPLDSYCGVLFERTRPIDNDDDVAMLVLRVPE; encoded by the coding sequence ATGAACCTTGCAGGCAGCACGGACGACGCGCCTGCCTCGAAGGCCCCGGACGAGTCCAGCGGAGCAGAAGTGCTGCCGGAGCTCCTGGACGCGGCCGCGTATGTGGTGGACGACGAGGGACGCATCGCCGGCGTCAACCACCGGGCCGCGCGCTCGCTGGGCCGCGCCGCCGCCGACATGGTGGGCCGGGACGCCCACGACCTGCTGCACCGGGGAAGCGCCGGCGAGCCCCTGCCGCGGGTCCGCTGCCTGATGAGGCAAGCCTTGCTCACCGGCCGCACGCTGCACGACGACCACGGCTGGTTCGAGCGCGGGGACGGCTCCCTCCTGCCCATCTCGTGGGTCATCACGCCCTGCCGGATCCAGGGAGGCAGGGCCGGAGCGCTCGTACTGTTCCACGAGGTCGCCACGCCCGCGGAGACGGTGGAGCCGGCGGCGGCCGGCGCCTCGATGTCGGAGCTGGATCGGCTCGCCCTGCTCGCGGAGACCACCACGACGCTCACCTCGAGCCTCCACGCCGAGGACATCCTGCGTCAGCTGGTGCGGCTGGTGGTGCCGCTGCTGGGCGACTGGGCCGTGGTCGACCTGCTCACCGACCAGCGGGGCGTCGAGCGGGTGGTGGCGGTGCACGACGAGGACGGCGTCCTGGTGCACCGCGAGGATCTGGAGGGGCCGATGCCACCGGTGCCCGAGGACTCCTCGATGCCCCTGTCCCGGGCGCTGCGCGGAGTCACCAGTACGCTGGTGACCCCCGCCACCTACGAGGGACGGCCGGATTCCGGCATCGCGGTCGCCCAGCAGGAGTTGTTCCGGGCGACCGGCATGCATTCGGCGAGCATCGCGCCGATCCGCGGCGTGCGGGAGGTGGTCGGCGCGCTGACCATCGGCCGGGCCGCGCGCCCTGGCGCGTTCACCGCTGCCGACCTGCTGCTGGTCGAGGACATCGCCCGCCGCGCAGGGCTGGCCCTGGACAACGCCCGCCTGTACGAACGGCAACGCCGGGTCGCCGAGACGATGCAACGTCACCTGCTGCCGCAGATGCCGTCGGTGCCCGGGGTGCAGATGGCCGCCTGCTACTGGCCCGCGCCGCACGCGTCCCAGGTCGGGGGCGACTGGTACGACGCCTTCGTCCTGCCGGGCGGCACGATCGCGCTGGTGATCGGCGACGTGGTCGGCCACGACCTGGACGCCGCGGCGGGGATGGCCCAGGTGTGCAACATGCTGCGGGCCTACGCCGGGGCCGAGGAGGAGCCGCCCAGCGTGATCGTGGACCGGCTCGATCGGGCGGTGTCCCGCATGACACAGACCGTCATGGCCACCGTGGTCTTCGCCCGGCTGGAACGCACCGATGCCGGCGGGTGGCTCCTGCGCTGGACCAACGCCGGTCATCTGCCGCCGCTCCTGGTCGAACGGGACGGACAGGCCCGGTTCCTGGAGGAGGGACAAGGTGTCCTCCTGGGGACGGGCCTGCGGCCCGACCGCGCCGACGCCGTCACCACGCTGCCCCCGGGCTCGACCTTGGTGTTCTACACCGATGGACTGGTCGAGTCGCATCACCATACTCTCGACCATGGGCTGGCCGGGTTGCGGCGATATGCCGCTTCGTTGGCCCATCGTCCTCTGGACTCCTACTGCGGGGTACTGTTCGAGCGCACGCGTCCGATCGACAACGACGACGATGTGGCCATGCTGGTGTTGCGGGTGCCCGAGTAG
- a CDS encoding carbohydrate ABC transporter permease, which translates to MTPNLRAGARRRPSPVRVALLTLLFAVMTVPVYLLLVNSFKSQQDIQNSPFSLPFARISLDHLAAAVQSPQYNVLQSYGFTLLLVVAVDVLCILFAGPAAYVIARSLKRRTQFLLLFFLAGTFIPASALIVPLIYVLRAIGLGNTVTGLILHDVAMTLPVSIFLFVGFIRTVPRDIDHAAAIDGAGRLRTYWQVIFPLTRPAVITVLILNSIGIWNDFISPQILLSPGSGTYTVTTAIYAGISQYSTDLTKVFPNLLLAVAPVIIFFVYMQRHIISGLTVGALKG; encoded by the coding sequence ATGACCCCCAACCTCCGCGCCGGCGCGCGGCGGCGGCCCTCGCCCGTCCGCGTCGCGCTGCTGACCCTGCTGTTCGCCGTCATGACCGTGCCGGTCTACCTCCTGCTGGTCAACAGCTTCAAGTCGCAGCAGGACATCCAGAACAGCCCGTTCTCGCTGCCGTTCGCCAGGATCTCGCTGGACCACCTGGCGGCGGCGGTGCAGAGCCCCCAGTACAACGTGCTGCAGAGCTACGGCTTCACGCTGCTGCTGGTGGTGGCCGTCGATGTGCTGTGCATCCTGTTCGCCGGGCCGGCCGCGTACGTGATCGCTCGTAGCCTCAAGCGGCGCACCCAGTTCCTGCTGCTGTTCTTCCTGGCCGGCACGTTCATCCCCGCCTCGGCCCTCATCGTGCCGCTGATCTACGTGCTGCGCGCGATCGGGCTGGGCAACACGGTGACCGGGCTGATCCTGCACGACGTCGCCATGACGCTGCCGGTGAGCATCTTCCTGTTCGTCGGCTTCATCCGTACCGTCCCCCGGGACATCGACCACGCGGCCGCGATCGACGGAGCCGGGCGGCTGCGCACGTACTGGCAGGTCATCTTCCCGCTGACGCGGCCGGCCGTGATCACGGTGCTGATCCTCAACTCGATCGGGATCTGGAACGACTTCATCAGCCCGCAGATCCTGCTCAGCCCCGGCTCCGGCACGTACACGGTCACCACCGCCATCTACGCAGGCATCAGCCAGTACTCCACCGACCTGACCAAGGTCTTCCCCAACCTCCTCCTCGCCGTGGCCCCGGTGATCATCTTCTTCGTCTACATGCAGCGGCACATCATCAGCGGCCTGACGGTCGGCGCGCTCAAGGGCTGA
- the msrB gene encoding peptide-methionine (R)-S-oxide reductase MsrB — protein MECLYHRVQERFTWFPSFVPKGREGKVVPRQTQYHKNPEAVSRLDPEQYRVTQQDGTERPFANAYWDNHEPGIYVDVVSGEPLFASVDKYDSHSGWPSFTKPIEQTNVVERKDFSHGMIRAEVRSLHGDSHLGHVFDDGPADRGGLRYCINSASLRFIHLDDLEQEGYGEYRTLFTSDTDK, from the coding sequence GTGGAGTGTCTCTATCACCGCGTCCAGGAGCGTTTCACCTGGTTCCCCAGCTTCGTGCCGAAAGGCCGGGAAGGGAAAGTTGTGCCCCGGCAGACCCAGTACCACAAGAACCCGGAAGCCGTTTCTCGGCTCGACCCGGAGCAGTATCGCGTGACCCAGCAGGACGGCACCGAGCGCCCATTCGCCAACGCCTACTGGGACAACCACGAGCCCGGCATCTACGTCGACGTCGTGTCCGGCGAGCCGCTGTTCGCGTCGGTCGACAAGTACGACAGCCACTCCGGCTGGCCGAGCTTCACCAAGCCGATCGAGCAGACGAACGTCGTCGAACGCAAGGACTTCAGCCACGGGATGATCCGGGCGGAGGTCCGCTCGCTGCACGGGGACAGCCACCTCGGCCACGTCTTCGACGACGGTCCTGCCGACAGGGGCGGACTGCGCTACTGCATCAACTCCGCGTCATTGCGGTTCATCCACCTCGATGACCTGGAGCAGGAGGGGTATGGCGAATACCGGACCCTGTTCACGAGTGACACCGACAAGTAA
- a CDS encoding alpha-L-fucosidase, whose protein sequence is MSGGSAEWFRAARFGLFVHFGLYSLAARHEWVRSREAMSDADYDRYLERFDPDLFDAAALARAAREAGMRYAVLTAKHHDGFCLFDSALTGYTSVQAAGRDLVAEFAEAMRAEGLRVGLYYSLLDWRHPDFTIDRYHPLRDSVPPEEAKGRDMARYRRYLHGQVRELLTAYDPDLLFFDFTYPAKGPAEWGAAELMAMVRELRPGIVVNDRLGIPGDYVTPEQYQPDAPLTRDGAEVMWEACHTLNGSWGYDRDNHDYKSPDLLVRMLVQSVACGGNLLLNVGPTGRGALDPRAAGTLRAIGAWTSLHARAVHGAGPSAYEPPPNALYTQRGDRLYLHLLAWPLKHVHLPGLAGRVRYAQLLHDGSEVRIQELDGGEHEHNNLAPPGREPGTLTLTLPVVRPDVLLPVVELVLRDEGLS, encoded by the coding sequence GTGTCAGGCGGATCGGCAGAGTGGTTCCGGGCGGCGCGGTTCGGATTGTTCGTTCACTTCGGCTTGTACAGCCTCGCCGCGCGGCACGAGTGGGTGCGCAGCCGCGAGGCCATGTCGGACGCCGACTACGACCGCTACCTGGAGCGGTTCGACCCCGACCTGTTCGACGCCGCCGCCCTGGCCAGGGCGGCGCGCGAGGCCGGGATGCGGTACGCGGTGCTGACCGCCAAGCACCACGACGGCTTCTGCCTGTTCGACTCGGCGCTGACCGGCTACACCTCCGTCCAGGCGGCGGGCCGCGACCTGGTCGCCGAGTTCGCGGAGGCGATGCGGGCGGAGGGGCTGCGGGTGGGGCTCTACTACTCGCTGCTGGACTGGCGCCATCCCGACTTCACCATCGACCGGTACCACCCGCTGCGCGACAGCGTGCCGCCCGAGGAGGCGAAGGGGCGCGACATGGCACGCTACCGGCGGTATCTGCACGGGCAGGTGCGCGAGCTGCTCACCGCCTACGACCCCGACCTGCTGTTCTTCGACTTCACCTATCCGGCGAAGGGGCCCGCCGAGTGGGGTGCGGCGGAGCTGATGGCGATGGTCCGCGAGCTGCGCCCGGGCATCGTGGTCAACGACCGGCTCGGCATCCCGGGCGACTACGTCACGCCCGAGCAGTACCAGCCCGACGCGCCGCTGACCCGCGACGGCGCCGAGGTGATGTGGGAGGCGTGCCACACGCTGAACGGCTCGTGGGGCTACGACCGCGACAACCACGACTACAAGAGCCCGGACCTGCTGGTGCGCATGCTCGTGCAGTCGGTCGCCTGCGGCGGCAACCTGCTGCTCAACGTCGGCCCCACCGGGCGGGGCGCGCTGGACCCGCGGGCCGCCGGCACGCTGCGCGCGATCGGCGCGTGGACGTCCCTGCACGCGCGGGCGGTGCACGGCGCGGGGCCCAGCGCGTACGAGCCGCCCCCGAACGCGCTCTACACCCAGCGCGGCGACCGGCTCTACCTGCATCTGCTCGCCTGGCCGCTCAAGCACGTCCACCTGCCGGGCCTGGCCGGCCGCGTCCGGTACGCGCAACTGCTGCACGACGGCTCGGAGGTGCGCATACAGGAGCTGGACGGCGGCGAGCACGAGCACAACAACCTCGCTCCCCCGGGCCGGGAGCCTGGCACGCTCACCCTCACCCTGCCGGTGGTCCGGCCGGACGTGCTGCTGCCGGTCGTCGAGCTGGTGCTGCGCGACGAAGGGCTGTCCTGA
- the msrA gene encoding peptide-methionine (S)-S-oxide reductase MsrA, with amino-acid sequence MTTEKAILAGGCFWGMEELFRHQPGVVSTRVGYSGGDVPNATYRNHGTHAESIEVVYDTDKTDFRALLEFFFQVHDPSTKNRQGNDIGTSYRSAIFYTSDEQKRIAEDTIADVDASGLWPGKVVTEVTPAGDFWEAEPEHQDYLQKYPNGYTCHFPRPGWKLPKRDKA; translated from the coding sequence GTGACCACCGAGAAGGCGATCCTCGCCGGCGGCTGCTTCTGGGGTATGGAGGAGTTGTTCCGCCACCAGCCCGGCGTCGTGTCCACGCGCGTCGGCTACAGCGGCGGCGACGTCCCGAACGCCACCTACCGCAACCACGGCACCCACGCGGAGTCCATCGAGGTCGTCTACGACACCGACAAGACCGACTTCCGCGCGCTGCTCGAGTTCTTCTTCCAGGTGCACGACCCCTCGACGAAGAACCGCCAGGGCAACGACATCGGCACCAGCTACCGTTCGGCGATCTTCTACACCAGCGACGAGCAGAAGCGGATCGCCGAGGACACCATCGCCGACGTCGACGCCTCGGGCCTGTGGCCCGGCAAGGTCGTCACCGAGGTCACCCCGGCGGGCGACTTCTGGGAGGCCGAGCCCGAGCACCAGGACTACCTGCAGAAGTATCCCAACGGCTACACCTGCCACTTCCCCCGTCCCGGGTGGAAGCTTCCGAAGCGGGACAAGGCCTGA
- a CDS encoding carbohydrate ABC transporter permease — protein MVGLAGLSADSVRVAARSPEPDRGTPGRRRRRLREAALSAGMLAPAVVVYTVMTVVPVVVALYLSLTDWNGFSSADFVGLANYARLFDDPDTTRAAVVTVIVALFGSVGMLGLGLVYALQLKERNWANSFFRTLAYYPHVISSLILGFLWSAILGTNGAINNTLADLGLGPVGFLFDENLAVITLVGVIVWAGFGFNVVLFVAGLQTVPRELVEAAQIDGASRRQINRRIVIPMIAPVVTVAMVLNLVGLIKVYDIVVSLTDGGPAGATETIAYVILTRSFAGTDVGFATAQAVGLMVASAALSVVVTALRNRQDRAAAS, from the coding sequence GTGGTGGGACTCGCAGGGCTGAGCGCGGACTCCGTGCGGGTGGCCGCGCGGAGTCCCGAGCCGGATCGCGGCACGCCGGGCCGCCGGCGCCGCCGCCTGCGCGAGGCGGCGCTGAGCGCGGGCATGCTCGCCCCCGCCGTCGTGGTGTACACGGTCATGACGGTCGTCCCAGTCGTCGTGGCGCTGTACCTGAGCCTCACCGACTGGAACGGCTTCTCCTCGGCGGACTTCGTCGGCCTGGCCAACTACGCCCGCCTGTTCGACGACCCGGACACCACCCGGGCCGCGGTGGTCACCGTGATCGTGGCCCTCTTCGGGTCGGTGGGCATGCTCGGGCTGGGCCTGGTCTACGCGCTGCAGCTCAAGGAGCGGAACTGGGCCAACTCCTTCTTCCGCACCCTCGCCTACTACCCGCACGTGATCAGCTCGCTCATCCTGGGCTTCCTGTGGAGCGCGATCCTCGGCACCAACGGCGCGATCAACAACACCCTCGCCGACCTCGGCCTCGGCCCCGTCGGCTTCCTGTTCGACGAGAACCTCGCGGTGATCACCCTGGTGGGCGTCATCGTGTGGGCGGGCTTCGGCTTCAACGTGGTGCTGTTCGTGGCCGGCCTGCAGACGGTGCCGCGCGAGCTGGTCGAGGCGGCGCAGATCGACGGCGCGTCGCGCCGGCAGATCAACCGCAGGATCGTCATCCCGATGATCGCGCCGGTGGTCACCGTCGCCATGGTGCTCAACCTGGTGGGGCTGATCAAGGTGTACGACATCGTCGTCAGCCTCACCGACGGCGGCCCGGCCGGGGCCACCGAGACCATCGCCTACGTCATCCTCACCAGGTCGTTCGCCGGCACGGACGTCGGCTTCGCCACCGCCCAGGCCGTGGGGCTCATGGTGGCCTCCGCGGCGCTGTCGGTCGTCGTCACCGCCCTGCGCAACCGGCAGGACCGGGCCGCGGCGAGCTAG
- a CDS encoding ABC transporter substrate-binding protein codes for MNRRLLAAAATALALTATSACGGGGGETGGGAGKTTLRMIVNITPNLTEQFWNGLFDRYEAKHPDVTVQLELTGTIEAEAKLRQDLAAGDPPDIAQHVVPTPETAELFVDLSGEPWAAKTPLFDDYAIGGKHYVVGVGEQIQSLVFYNKKAFTDAGLDATKIRTIAQFEEAMGKLKQAGLVPLQTAGQWVTGAQFSMLADAGVLTADPDWTVKRKKGETSFAAGGYKRYYELYRSWLDQGFLDKSALGLQYPDGQAAFLKGDSAMYIMGSYFVPAADEAGKSDDIGVFPVPSDGAYPPGQFGNMAQPYTVVAQSRHREAAIDLVEWLVTDEEAIKVQLAADGNLRKGFAYDVSSLGDGVQKVLDEAPTVLVKQGDRQPVQGYADELNKQIQSLFTGASAADVATKLDQWWDSQG; via the coding sequence ATGAACAGGCGATTGCTGGCGGCCGCGGCGACGGCCCTCGCGTTAACGGCGACGTCGGCGTGCGGCGGGGGCGGCGGGGAAACGGGCGGCGGAGCGGGCAAGACCACGCTGCGGATGATCGTCAACATCACGCCCAACCTCACCGAGCAGTTCTGGAACGGGCTGTTCGACCGCTACGAGGCCAAGCACCCGGACGTGACCGTGCAACTGGAGCTCACCGGCACCATCGAGGCCGAGGCCAAGCTGCGCCAGGACCTCGCCGCCGGCGACCCGCCCGACATCGCGCAGCACGTGGTGCCCACGCCGGAGACCGCCGAGCTCTTCGTGGACCTGTCGGGCGAGCCGTGGGCCGCGAAGACCCCGCTGTTCGACGACTACGCGATCGGCGGCAAGCACTACGTGGTCGGCGTCGGCGAGCAGATCCAGTCGCTGGTCTTCTACAACAAGAAGGCGTTCACCGACGCGGGCCTCGACGCCACGAAGATCCGGACCATCGCCCAGTTCGAGGAGGCGATGGGCAAGCTCAAGCAGGCCGGGCTGGTGCCGCTGCAGACGGCCGGCCAGTGGGTGACCGGGGCGCAGTTCAGCATGCTGGCCGACGCGGGCGTGCTCACCGCCGACCCCGACTGGACGGTCAAGCGCAAGAAGGGCGAGACGTCCTTCGCGGCCGGCGGCTACAAGCGCTACTACGAGCTCTACCGGTCCTGGCTCGACCAAGGCTTCCTCGACAAGAGCGCGCTCGGGCTGCAGTACCCCGACGGTCAGGCCGCCTTCCTCAAGGGCGACTCGGCGATGTACATCATGGGCTCCTACTTCGTGCCCGCGGCCGACGAGGCGGGCAAGAGCGACGACATCGGGGTCTTCCCCGTGCCGTCCGACGGCGCCTACCCGCCCGGCCAGTTCGGCAACATGGCGCAGCCGTACACGGTGGTCGCGCAGTCCAGGCACCGCGAGGCGGCGATCGACCTGGTCGAGTGGCTGGTGACCGACGAGGAGGCCATCAAGGTCCAGCTCGCCGCCGACGGCAACCTGCGCAAGGGGTTCGCCTACGACGTCTCCAGCCTCGGCGACGGCGTGCAGAAGGTCCTCGACGAGGCGCCGACCGTCCTGGTCAAGCAGGGCGACCGGCAGCCGGTCCAGGGCTACGCCGACGAGCTGAACAAGCAGATCCAGTCCCTGTTCACCGGCGCCTCGGCCGCCGACGTCGCCACGAAGCTGGACCAGTGGTGGGACTCGCAGGGCTGA
- a CDS encoding Ig-like domain-containing protein → MAHAETAPGKILYVAPGGDDAGSGTKGRPFRTLEGARDAIRKLKARHGLPRGGVTVYLREGTYQRSASFALDQRDSGTAKAPVVYRSYPGETARLTGGRQLDHDSFTPVTDEAVLGRIVDEQARGKVLRADLKALGITDYGQLSRHGYWKANDVSAVPPMELYVAGQGMTLARWPNDGTVQMNQIIDAGPTVKDADLQNRGGTFSYGYDRPRHWTQAEDVWLDGIFGYSWEWSYNKIAAIDPEAKTITLRYGEMSGLMKSWYPDFHFAQNLLEELDAPGEYYIDRATGVLYLMPNAAFRAEQGDITVTMLKEPMIKTAGASHVSFQELALEYGRSLPAVILGGSHVTIERSDIQNFADGGVYINSAGRYVYDGIPDRNKGRDHAVVSSTIRHVGGVGVVLNGGDDQTLEPGRNRVENSHIHDFAYYHKAYNPGVMFDGVGNTARGNEIHDAPHPGIIVHGNDHLIEYNDIYDICQDFQDLGAIYMNAGMTPHERGTVIRRNYFHHIGEGRGGVEGVYPDNLTMGLTIDENVFYRMGNDAIKSGSGDHIKARNNIFVDTHVPYDNYEMWMGDQPGNTVDKNYLPAWRKLFEENGGFAGTPYAAKYPELLTFFDENHYYPAKNHFENNLVWNPELTRAPSVNQHGARDVKNLLNYAGNWVADRDPGFTDWRAGDFSLKADAEVFQRIPGFKAVPFAEIGTHGKVGLPGGPDRIELTALHLPGDELTVPLGKTLSVRAEPVPWNATDQAVTYTSSDPAVATVSAAGAVTALMPGTTTVTVASKTHPEITDTATVTVSEGDGVMHATDFESGANGWPVDPNRPIVADATGNHWYRILKGANGLLDRAFTDYALSYRLRTPAQVPEGAVLIMYDRQGGTGGGYVRYRHAAAGPTWTLYDAQWRTLSQAVLPAERGLRPDSVYDVRMTVRGASVSVSVGGENVLSGENPGHNPSGKVGFYTEGFTHLDFDDVTFSLPRAA, encoded by the coding sequence GTGGCACACGCGGAGACCGCACCAGGGAAGATCCTCTACGTCGCACCCGGCGGTGACGACGCCGGCAGCGGGACGAAAGGCCGCCCCTTCCGTACCCTCGAAGGGGCCAGGGACGCGATCAGGAAGCTCAAGGCCCGCCACGGCCTGCCCCGCGGCGGGGTGACCGTCTACCTGCGCGAAGGCACCTACCAGCGCAGCGCGTCGTTCGCGCTCGACCAGCGCGACTCCGGCACGGCGAAGGCGCCGGTCGTCTACCGCTCCTACCCCGGCGAGACCGCCCGGCTCACCGGCGGCCGGCAGCTCGACCACGACAGCTTCACGCCGGTGACCGACGAGGCCGTGCTCGGGCGCATCGTGGACGAGCAGGCCCGCGGCAAGGTGCTGCGGGCCGACCTCAAGGCCCTCGGCATCACCGACTACGGGCAGCTCAGCCGGCACGGCTACTGGAAGGCCAACGACGTCAGCGCCGTCCCGCCGATGGAGCTGTACGTGGCGGGCCAGGGCATGACGCTGGCCCGCTGGCCCAACGACGGCACCGTCCAGATGAACCAGATCATCGACGCCGGGCCCACCGTGAAGGACGCCGACCTGCAGAACCGCGGCGGCACGTTCAGCTACGGCTACGACCGGCCGCGCCACTGGACGCAGGCGGAGGACGTCTGGCTGGACGGCATCTTCGGCTACAGCTGGGAGTGGTCGTACAACAAGATCGCCGCGATCGACCCCGAGGCGAAGACGATCACCCTGCGCTACGGCGAGATGTCCGGCCTGATGAAATCGTGGTACCCGGACTTCCATTTCGCCCAGAACCTCCTGGAGGAGCTGGACGCCCCCGGCGAGTACTACATCGACCGGGCCACGGGCGTGCTGTATCTGATGCCCAACGCGGCCTTCCGCGCCGAGCAGGGCGACATCACCGTCACCATGCTCAAGGAGCCAATGATCAAGACGGCCGGCGCCTCGCACGTCTCCTTCCAGGAGCTGGCGCTGGAGTACGGGCGCAGCCTGCCCGCGGTGATCCTCGGCGGCAGCCACGTCACGATCGAGCGCAGCGACATCCAGAACTTCGCCGACGGCGGCGTCTACATCAACTCGGCCGGCCGTTACGTCTACGACGGCATCCCGGACAGGAACAAGGGCCGCGACCACGCCGTGGTGTCCTCCACGATCCGGCACGTCGGCGGCGTGGGCGTGGTCCTCAACGGCGGCGACGACCAGACCCTGGAGCCGGGCCGCAACCGGGTGGAGAACTCCCACATCCACGACTTCGCCTACTACCACAAGGCGTACAACCCGGGCGTGATGTTCGACGGCGTGGGCAACACCGCCCGCGGCAACGAGATCCACGACGCGCCGCATCCCGGCATCATCGTCCACGGCAACGACCACCTCATCGAGTACAACGACATCTACGACATCTGCCAGGACTTCCAGGACCTCGGCGCGATCTACATGAACGCCGGCATGACCCCGCACGAGCGCGGCACCGTGATCCGGCGCAACTACTTCCACCACATCGGCGAGGGGCGCGGCGGCGTCGAGGGCGTCTACCCCGACAACCTCACGATGGGCCTGACGATCGACGAGAACGTCTTCTACCGGATGGGCAACGACGCCATCAAGAGCGGCTCCGGCGACCACATCAAGGCCAGGAACAACATCTTCGTCGACACCCACGTCCCCTACGACAACTACGAGATGTGGATGGGCGACCAGCCGGGCAACACGGTGGACAAGAACTACCTGCCCGCCTGGCGCAAGCTGTTCGAGGAGAACGGCGGCTTCGCCGGCACCCCGTACGCCGCGAAGTACCCCGAACTGCTCACCTTCTTCGACGAGAACCACTACTACCCGGCGAAGAACCACTTCGAGAACAACCTCGTCTGGAACCCCGAGCTGACCCGGGCCCCCAGCGTCAACCAGCACGGCGCGCGGGACGTCAAGAACCTGCTCAACTACGCCGGCAACTGGGTCGCCGACCGCGACCCCGGCTTCACCGACTGGCGGGCCGGCGACTTCTCCCTGAAGGCGGACGCCGAGGTCTTCCAGCGCATCCCCGGCTTCAAGGCCGTCCCGTTCGCCGAGATCGGCACCCACGGCAAGGTCGGGCTGCCGGGCGGGCCCGACCGGATCGAGCTGACCGCCCTGCACCTGCCCGGCGACGAGCTCACCGTCCCGCTCGGCAAGACGCTCTCCGTCCGGGCGGAGCCGGTGCCGTGGAACGCCACCGACCAGGCGGTCACGTACACGAGCAGCGACCCGGCGGTGGCCACGGTGAGCGCCGCCGGCGCGGTCACCGCGCTCATGCCCGGCACCACCACCGTCACCGTCGCCTCCAAGACCCACCCGGAGATCACCGACACGGCCACCGTCACCGTCAGCGAGGGCGACGGCGTCATGCACGCCACCGACTTCGAGTCCGGCGCCAACGGCTGGCCCGTCGACCCCAACCGCCCCATCGTCGCCGACGCCACCGGCAACCACTGGTACCGGATCCTCAAGGGCGCCAACGGCCTGCTCGACCGCGCCTTCACCGACTACGCGCTGTCGTACCGGCTGCGGACGCCCGCGCAGGTGCCCGAGGGGGCCGTCCTCATCATGTACGACCGCCAGGGCGGCACCGGCGGCGGCTACGTCCGCTACCGGCACGCGGCGGCCGGGCCGACCTGGACGCTCTACGACGCGCAGTGGCGGACCCTGAGCCAGGCCGTCCTGCCGGCCGAGCGCGGCCTGCGTCCCGACAGCGTCTACGACGTGCGGATGACGGTGCGGGGGGCGTCGGTGAGCGTCAGCGTCGGCGGTGAGAACGTGCTCTCGGGGGAGAACCCGGGGCACAATCCGTCGGGGAAGGTGGGTTTCTACACCGAGGGGTTCACGCACCTCGACTTCGACGACGTCACGTTCTCGTTGCCACGGGCAGCCTGA
- a CDS encoding nuclear transport factor 2 family protein: MMEDLRDAERRLQAAQLAGDVEALDRLLDDRLIFTFGANVATKADDLELHRTRTQVLTKVAEEELTVLADGRTGVTWFLGTVEGTVSGAPFAARMRYTRTWLHDETHGWRIIAVHAGTTD; the protein is encoded by the coding sequence ATGATGGAGGACTTGCGGGACGCCGAGCGCCGGCTCCAGGCCGCGCAGCTCGCTGGAGATGTCGAGGCGCTGGATCGGCTGCTGGATGATCGGCTGATCTTCACCTTCGGCGCGAACGTTGCGACCAAGGCGGACGACCTTGAGCTGCACCGCACTCGGACCCAGGTGTTGACGAAGGTGGCCGAGGAGGAGTTGACCGTGCTCGCCGATGGGCGCACCGGGGTGACGTGGTTTCTCGGCACCGTCGAAGGCACCGTCTCCGGTGCGCCGTTCGCGGCCAGGATGCGCTACACCCGTACTTGGCTTCACGACGAGACGCACGGCTGGCGAATCATCGCCGTGCACGCCGGCACGACCGATTGA